In the genome of Luteitalea pratensis, the window GCGGCGAGATCACCATCGCCGAACCAGTGCTGCAGATTCACCGGGCCGTGGACCTCGAGGCCACTGAGACCGTCGCTGCCATGGTGGACGGCGAAGGCACCCGCCATCGCTCCGTCTACCGCCTCTGCCAGGCCTTCCCGGACTCGCTCGCCTTCGTCGTGTCGCAGGATGGCGGCATCACCGTCGTCCACGCCCGCGCCCGCCGCGTGCTCTGTTGGGAGCAGCGGACGTTCGGGCTGTAGGAGGCTCCAGTCGTCTCAAGTCCGGGCGGCCGGAAACATGGGTAACAGATTAGTCCGGGAACATGGGTAACAGTTGGTTGGGGCCTGTGAAGGCGGTGCCGACCGCGGTCTGTGCGGTCGGGACGGCCTTCACAGGCCGGCGCTCACGGATGCTGCGCGGGCGGCAGCGCCGTGATGGTGCGAGTGCGATCATGAACACGCCCCAGACTGACCGACGCAAAATGCAGCGTCCAGACCCCATCATCGACCGCTTCGAGGGCGACCGACTCGCCGTCGAGTACTTCGGTCAGAAACAGCGGCGCGCCGCCCCAGGCGATGCAGCCATTGCTGTCCACGCGGCGTACCTCCCAGTGGCCGGGATACACGAGGGCCGGGACTCGCGCCGGCAGCGCGCGCGGCGAGGGCTGATACACCGTCGCGGGCGGCTGATTGTCGAGCGCTTCATGGGGGCGGATGCCGTTGTACTCGCGGCAGAACGTTCGGAAGCGCTCCTGTTGCGCGCGCGCGGTCCGCGCGGGCGGCCGGGTCGTCTCGGCCTTGAGCACGCGGTGGAACTGTTCATGCGACCCATTCTGATCGGGGCGCCCAAGGCCGGTGCGCTCCGGGACAATCCCGAGCCGCATCCACCAGACATTCAGCCGCGAGAGGCGGCCCAGGCCCGGCCCGGCAAACGGGCTCCCATTGTCACTGCGGATCCGCTCGGGCAGCCCATAGGCCGCGAACGCGCGCGCGAAGCAACGGCGCGTCTCCGCGGTCGTGCGGCTGAGCAGGGCATCGCAGCGCAGCACATACCGACTGAAACCGTCGCGCAGCGTCAACGGATAGCAATAGGCGCGGTCTCCCGTGCGGAATTCGCCCTTGAAGTCGGTCGTCCACGTGACGTTGGGCCCGGTGAGGGGCGCCAGCCTGTGGCTCCCGTGCGGCACCGGCCGCCGGCGCCGGCGCGGCACGATCAGCCCGTGGCGCTGCAGCAGATCACACACGGTCGATCGACTCGGCCACGCGGCGTCGGGCTGCTGCCGGCGCCCCAGCGCCAGCAGCTTCTTGGCCCCCCACTGCGGATGACGCCGCCGGACGCGCAACAGGGCCTCCACCAGCGCCGGGGCCGTCGCCGCCGGATGCTGATGCGGCCGACGCGAGCGATCCCCCAACGCCGCGGGCCCCGCCGCGTCGTAGCGGGCGACCCATTTGTACGCCGTCTTGCGGCTGATGCCGTACTGGGCCGCGAGCGCCGTCATGGTGAACCGATCCGCCAGGTACTCACTGATGAACTGCACACGTAGATCCACAGGTGACTTCTCCCGCCACGGCATCGCGTTCCTCCTGCGACACCATGGCCGAACGTGTTACCCATGTCTCCAGACTGCTTTGTCACCCATGTCCTCGGACTGAGCCGTCTCAAGCCTCAAGCCTCAAGCCTCAAGCCTCAAGCCTCAAGCCTCAAGCCTCAAGCCTCAAGTCTCAAGTCTCAGGCAAGTTCTGCTTGAGTGGCTGAGACCTGAGACCTGAGACCTGGGACTACTCCACCGGCGCGATGTCCTTCGCGACGTCCTTCTCGAATTTCCTGGCGACCTCGATGAACGCGAGCGCGGCATGGGAGAGCTGCGCCTGCTCGGGGTAGACCAGCCGCAGGTGCCGCGGCAGGCGCACCTGCGCCACGGGAACGGCGGCCAGGCGGCCGCTCGAGATCTCCGCAATCGCGCATCGCCGCGGCAGCAAGGCGACCCCGAGGTCCATCTCGACGGCCCGCTTGATGCCGTCGAGGCTCGGCAGGGCCAGCGTGATGTTCAGCTGCTCGTGCCGCTGCTCGAACAGTCGCAGGACGCGTTCCCGGGCTGGTGATGCCTCGTTATGGGCGATGACGTCCTGCCTGCCGAACTCGGCCATGGTGACTTGCGCCCGCCCGGAGAGCGGGTGCGCCGGCGAGGTCAACATCACCAGCTCGTCATCACCGATCAGCACCGAGGCGAGACCCTTTTCAGCGGGCGGGAAGCTCAGCACCCCAACGTCCAGGCTGCGCTGCAATACCTCCACGCCAATCTGGCGGCTGGGCACGCGCCGGATGTCGACCTGCACCCGCGGGTGGGCGGCACGGAACTGCTCGACGACGGGCAGCACGACGTGGACGGCCGCCTCATTGGCGCCGAGGAGCACGCGTCCCCGCTGCAGATCGCGCAGTTCCCGGACCGCGCTGTCGGCTTCTTCCGCCAACCTCATGAGCCGTTGCGCGTAATCGAGCAGGACGCGGCCTGCCTCGGTCAGTTTGCCGTCCTTGGCCGCCCGGTCGAACAGGCGCTCGCCGAGATGGTCCTCCAGTCGCCTGATGGCCTGGCTGACCGCGGGCTGCGTCCTGTGCAGGCGCGCGGCCGCTTTCGAGAAGCTCCGCTCCGAGGCGACGGTGAGAAAGACCTGCAGTTCCGCGAGATCCATGGACTCCCCTGCACCCGCCGGCACGGCTGGGTGTGCGCGCGATTATAATTCCAGAAAGATTATAACCTTGACTAACAGGTAGCCCTCCGGGGAATGTGGCATGCAGGAGACCTGTCCGCATGGCTACCGATGTCCTCGTCTTCGACACCACCCTTCGCGATGGCGAACAGGCGCCCGGCTTCTCGCTGCGCGTCCCGGAGAAGCTCGCGCTCGCCCGCCGGCTCGAAGCCCTTGGGGTGGACATCATCGAGGCCGGGTTCCCGATCGCGTCGGTAGACGATGCCGAGTCGGTGCGTCGGATCGCCCAAGAGGTGCAAGGCCCGACCATTGCCGCCCTCGCCCGCTGTACGCCCGCCGACATCGAATGCGCCGGCAAGGCCATCGCCCCCGCCCGCAAGGGGCGCATCCACACCTTCATTGCGACCTCCGACCTGCACCTCGAGCGAAAGCTGCGCATCTCGCGCGAGCAGTGCCTCGAGACCGCCGCCAGGGCCGTGGCCCAGGCCCGCCAGTTCACCGACGACGTGCAGTTCTCGGCCGAGGACGCGACGCGCAGCGACATGCCGTACCTGACGTCGGTGATCGAAGCCGTCATTGCCGCGGGCGCGACGACGATCAACCTGCCGGATACGGTCGGTTACTCGACGCCTGACGAAATTCGCGACTACTTCCAGGCAATCATCGCGGCCGTCCGGGGCAGCGAGAAGGTGATCTTCAGCACGCACTGCCACGACGACCTCGGTCTCGCGGTTGCCAACAGCATCGCGGCGCTGCACGGTGGGGCGCGCCAGGTGGAATGCACCATCAACGGCATCGGCGAGCGTGCGGGCAACGCCGCGCTCGAGGAGCTGGTGATGATCACGCGCGTACGAGCCGACCGCGCCCCGTTCACGATGCGCATCGAGGCGCGCGAGCTCTTCGGCGTCAGCCAGTTGCTCACCGAACTGACCGGCGAGGCCGTCCAGGCCAACAAGGCCATTGTCGGCCGCAATGCCTTCGCGCACGAGTCGGGCATCCACCAGGACGGGATGCTGAAGGACCGCCGCACCTACGAGATCATGTCGCCCGACAGCGTCGGTGTGCCCAAGACGACGCTGGTCCTCGGCAAGCACTCGGGCCGGCATGCGGTGGCGCAGAAGTGCGAAGCCCTCGGTTACGCGTTCAGCAAGCGCGAACTCGACCAGGTCTATCGCCAGATGATCGCACTCGCGGATACGCAGAAGCACGTGAGCGACGAGGAACTCGCCGCGATCGCCGCGCAGGTGAAAGCCGAGTACGCCAACACTGCGACGCCAGTGGGCTACGGTCACGGCGTGTAATGCCTCATGCCTCATGCCTCATGCCGGAACGCTTGACGCCTAACGCTTGACGCCACAAGGTCCTGTCGCCTTGTCCTTTCTCCTTCGGCGTTCTGCATTCGACGTTCGTCGCTGTCCTGGTCCATCATCACCAAATGACTCGTTCGCTCGTGCTGCTTCCAGGCGACGGCATCGGCCCGGAGGTCGTCGCGGCCGCGGAGGTCGTGCTCCAGGCCGTCTGCCGCAAGTTCTCTCACCAGGTCGAGACCCGCTCCTTCACGATTGGCGGCGCGGCGTTGCGCGCCAAGCAGTCCGTCTATCCGGACGAGACCCGTGCGGCGTGCACGGCGGGCGAGCCGGTGTTGCTCGGGGCGGTCGGTGATCCCGCGTTCGATCACCTGCCACGCGAGCAGAAGATCGAGACCGGCCTGCTGGCGCTCCGGTTCTCGATGGGCGTGTATGCGAACCTCCGGCCGGCCCGCGCGTGGGAGGGGCTCGAGGACGCCACGCCGTTCAAGCCGCAACGCACGGCGGGCACCGACCTGATCATCGTGCGCGAGTTGCTCGGGGGGCTCTATTTCGGGGAGCCGCGCGGCATCGCGTCCGATGGCCAGTCGGCGTACAACACCATGAAGTACAGCGTCGGCGAGGTGCAGCGCGTGGCGCGCGTGGCGTTCCTGCTCGCGCGGTCGCGCAGCAAGCGGTTGCTCTCGGTGGACAAGGCCAACGTGCTCGAGACGTCGCAACTGTGGCGCCGGACCGTGAACGCGATGGCCGCCGAGTACCCTGACGTCGCGCTCGAGCACCAGTACGTGGATGCGTTCGCGATGAACCTCGCGTTGAACCCGACGCGCTACGACGTCGTGCTCACCGAGAACCTGTTCGGCGACATCCTCTCGGACGAGGCTGGCGCCGTGTCCGGATCGCTGGGACTCCTGCCGTCGGCCAGCCTGGGCGACGGGGGAGCCCTGTACGAGCCCGTGCATGGCTCGGCGCCAACGCTTGCCGGCCGCGACGTGGCCAATCCGGCGGGCGCGATCGGCTCGCTCGCGTTGGTGTTCCGCCACAGCTGGAAAGGGGAAGACGAGGCGCGTGCCATCGAGTCGGCCCTCGCACGGACGATTCGCGAGGGACATCGCACCGCGGACCTCGTGGCGCCTGGGCAGAAGGCGACCTCGTGTTCGCAGTTTGCCAGGCTCGTCGCCGAGCGCATCTGAGGATGCAGCGTCACGGAGATCAACACGTGCACACGTTCAGTATCCGCGCGGCGCTCGCCGCGGCCGTCATCGCCATCGCCGTCACATCGTCGATCGGGCCGCTGACCGCGAAGCAGGCACCACCCGCGCGCTTCGTGATCGACTCCCACCAGCACTGGCGCTCGGCGCCCGATTACATCCCGACGCTGGTGAAGACGTACCGCGCGCGCAACGCGATGGCGTGCGTGCTGACGCCGATCGACAGCCTCGGCGCGCTGATGGCGGCAGCGAAGCAGTATCCGGACGTCATCATCCCGTACGGGTACCTCGACGTGGATCACCCCGATGCGCGCGCCCAACTCGAGACGTTCGCAAAGGCCGGCGTGAAGGGCATCAAGATGCATCGCCCCAAGCTGAACTGGGACGACTTCGGCTACTTCCCGCTCTACGGACGCATGCAGGAACTCGGACTCGTCGCCCTGTTCCATACCGGTATCGTCGCCGGCAATGGCACCGGGGAGCCGGAGCAGTCGTCGATGGCACGCATGCGGCCGTCGTTCCTGCACACATTGGCGCGATCGTTTCCGGCGCTGAAGATCCAGGGCGCGCATCTCGGCAATCCCTGGTACGACGAGGCTGCCGAAGCGGCGCGCTGGTCACCGAACCTGTACTTCGACGTCACCGGTTCGACCTTGCTGAAGAAGCAGCACAACCTGAAGGTGTTCCGCGAGTACCTGTGGTGGGACGGACCGTCGACGCATACGCCGTCCACCGCTGTCTACGCGTTCGAGAAGATCGTGTTTGGCACCGACGAGCCTCCCGACGCGCTCGACGGCGTGCTCGCACGCTACGAAGCCATGCTCGACGCCAACGACGTGCCGGAAGCCAGTCGCCGCAAGATCTACGGCGAGACGATGGCGCGGTTGCTCGGCATCACGCCGCGGCCCTGAACGCAGGCACGGCCCCGCCCTATAATCGCGCCATGGATCCGCAGCAGCTCGCGGAGATTGCGCGGACGCACGACATCGAGCTGATTGTCCAGTTCGGCTCCTCCGTGCGCGGGCAGATGCATCCGCGTAGCGACGTCGACGTGGGCGTGCTCTACCGTCGGGTGCCCGATTCCTTCGCGGGGATCGCTGACCTGCAGACCGAACTGCAAGCACTGGTCGCCGATCGCCACGTGGACCTCGGGCTGCTCAACCACGCGGACCCGCTCTTTCTGAAGCAGGTCATGGACCACGCGCGGTTGCTCCACGGGTCACCCCGGCGATTCCAGGAACTGAAGCTGTATGCGTTCAGGCGGTACCAGGACCATCGGCGCTTCCTCGACATGGAACGCGCCTACGTCGCCAGCACGATCGCGGGCCACGCCCGATGACGATCGATCCGGAGTTGGTGACGCGCAAGCTGCTCCTCATTGCGGCCGACCTCGCGGCGCTGGGGCCGATTCGCGCCCGTGGAGCCGACGCGTACCTGCAGAACTGGATCGACCAAGCCGTCGTCGAGCGATACCTCGAGCGGATGGTCGGGCGCATGATCGACGTGAACTACCATGTCATCACAGGCAGCGGACACCCGCCGCCAGCTGACTACCACGCGTCGTTCGTGCGCCTGGCAGAGATCGGTGTCCTCGATCCCGCGTTCGCGAAGCGAATCGCCCGCTCCGCCGGCCTGCGGAATCGGCTCGTCCACGACTACGAAGGGCTCGATCACAGCAAGGTGTTCGCGGCGCTGGTCGAGGCGCTCGAGGACGTCCCGCAATTCCTCGATCGCATCAATAGCCACATCGCATAGCACTCGGCGATTGACGAGGGCCGGTTTTACACGGCCATGAAGCGCCGCGGGGTACGCTGGGCACAGATCGATATTGCGCGGGCGAGCGGGTCATTGCTGAAGTGGAGGTCCAGATGAGACGGATTACGGTAGTTGCGTCTGTCCTGATCGTCGTTGCGGCGATCGCTGCCCTCTACGCGCAGCAGCCGAAGTCCTCGCCGCCGGTGTTGCGACTCGACACCATCAAGCTCCCCGAGGGGTTCACGATCAGCATCTGGGCGCAGGGTGTGAACAACGCGCGACAGATGGCGGTGGGAAGCAAGGGGACGGTTTTTGTCGGGAGCTTGCAGGCCGGGCTCGTGCACGCCGTCGTCGACACCGACGGCGATCACAAGGCCGACAAGACCTACGTGATCGCGAAGGGACTCGGCCAGCCGAGCGGCGTCGCCTTCAAGGACGGCGCGCTGTACGTGGCAGACATCAGCAAGATCTATCGCTTCGATGACATCGAAGCACACCTCGCCACGCCGCCAAAGCCGGTGCTGATCACGAGCGAGTACCCCACCGAAGGCCACCACGGCTGGAAGTTCATCGCGTTCGGGCCCGACGGCTGGCTCTACGTGCCGGTGGGCGCTCCGTGCAACGTCTGCGACAAGCGCGGCGAGAACCCGGTCTTCGCGTCGGTGACCCGGATCAAGCCGGACGGCAGCGGGCGCGAGGTCTGGACGCACGGCATCCGCAACAGCGTCGGCTTCGACTGGCACCCGATCACGAAGGGGCTCTTCCTCACCTCCAACGGGCGCGACATGATGGGCGACGACGTTCCACCGGATACGCTGAACTACGCCCCGAAGGCGGGCATGGATTTCGGCTTCCCGTACTGTCATGCGGGCGATGTGGCCGATCCGGAGTTCGGCTCGAAGCGGCAGTGCAGCGAGTTCACGAAGCCGGCCCAGAAGCTCGGCGCGCACGTGGCTGCGATCGGCGCCCGCTTCTACACGGGCACGGCATTTCCGGCCGAGTATCGCAACCAGTTGTTCATCGCGGAGCACGGCTCCTGGAATCGCACCACACCGGTCGGTTATCGCGTCACCGTCGTGACCACCGATGCGCAGGCCGACGTCACGGGCTACAAGCCGTTCGCCGAGGGCTGGCTGCAGGGCCGCGAGGCCTGGGGTCGCCCGGCCGATGTGCAACCGTTGCCTGACGGGTCGCTGCTGGTGAGCGACGACAAGTCCGACGTCATCTATCGCATCAGCTACGGACGCTAGCGACGGGGTGACGAGGCGCGCCGCACACCGCGGCAGCCATGCGACTCCCATAGACTCGTATGCACGCATGCACGCATACGACCTCATCCTTACGATCACCGGAGGGCTGGCCGCGGCCCTCTGCCTCGGCTATTTCACCCAACGGCTCGGCCTCTCGCCGATCGTGGGTTACCTGCTGGCGGGCACGCTGGTCGGGCCGCACACGCCCGGATTCGTCGCCGACGCCGCGATGGCCGAGCAACTGGCCGAGATCGGCGTCATCCTCCTGATGTTCGGCGTTGGCCTGCAGTTTCATGTGGAAGAGCTGCTGGCGGTTCGGCGTGTCGCCATTCCTGGTGCGATCGCCCAGAGTGCCGTCGCCACCGCGCTCGGTGCGGTCGTCGCGCATGCCTTCGGCTGGACGTGGTCGGCGGGCCTCATCTTCGGCATGGCCCTCGCCGTCGCGAGCACTGTCGTCCTGGTCCGTGTCCTCGCCGACAACAACGACCTGCACACGCAGGCCGGGCACATCGCGGTCGGCTGGCTGGTGGTCGAGGATCTCTTCACGGTCCTGGCGCTGGTCCTGCTGCCGGCGCTGTATGGCGACAGCTCCGGCGCCACGCCGCTCTGGCTCGCGCTCGGCCTGACGATCCTCAAGGTCGGAGCG includes:
- a CDS encoding 2-isopropylmalate synthase, producing the protein MATDVLVFDTTLRDGEQAPGFSLRVPEKLALARRLEALGVDIIEAGFPIASVDDAESVRRIAQEVQGPTIAALARCTPADIECAGKAIAPARKGRIHTFIATSDLHLERKLRISREQCLETAARAVAQARQFTDDVQFSAEDATRSDMPYLTSVIEAVIAAGATTINLPDTVGYSTPDEIRDYFQAIIAAVRGSEKVIFSTHCHDDLGLAVANSIAALHGGARQVECTINGIGERAGNAALEELVMITRVRADRAPFTMRIEARELFGVSQLLTELTGEAVQANKAIVGRNAFAHESGIHQDGMLKDRRTYEIMSPDSVGVPKTTLVLGKHSGRHAVAQKCEALGYAFSKRELDQVYRQMIALADTQKHVSDEELAAIAAQVKAEYANTATPVGYGHGV
- a CDS encoding amidohydrolase family protein, whose protein sequence is MHTFSIRAALAAAVIAIAVTSSIGPLTAKQAPPARFVIDSHQHWRSAPDYIPTLVKTYRARNAMACVLTPIDSLGALMAAAKQYPDVIIPYGYLDVDHPDARAQLETFAKAGVKGIKMHRPKLNWDDFGYFPLYGRMQELGLVALFHTGIVAGNGTGEPEQSSMARMRPSFLHTLARSFPALKIQGAHLGNPWYDEAAEAARWSPNLYFDVTGSTLLKKQHNLKVFREYLWWDGPSTHTPSTAVYAFEKIVFGTDEPPDALDGVLARYEAMLDANDVPEASRRKIYGETMARLLGITPRP
- the mntA gene encoding type VII toxin-antitoxin system MntA family adenylyltransferase antitoxin → MDPQQLAEIARTHDIELIVQFGSSVRGQMHPRSDVDVGVLYRRVPDSFAGIADLQTELQALVADRHVDLGLLNHADPLFLKQVMDHARLLHGSPRRFQELKLYAFRRYQDHRRFLDMERAYVASTIAGHAR
- the hepT gene encoding type VII toxin-antitoxin system HepT family RNase toxin, giving the protein MTIDPELVTRKLLLIAADLAALGPIRARGADAYLQNWIDQAVVERYLERMVGRMIDVNYHVITGSGHPPPADYHASFVRLAEIGVLDPAFAKRIARSAGLRNRLVHDYEGLDHSKVFAALVEALEDVPQFLDRINSHIA
- a CDS encoding PQQ-dependent sugar dehydrogenase, with protein sequence MRRITVVASVLIVVAAIAALYAQQPKSSPPVLRLDTIKLPEGFTISIWAQGVNNARQMAVGSKGTVFVGSLQAGLVHAVVDTDGDHKADKTYVIAKGLGQPSGVAFKDGALYVADISKIYRFDDIEAHLATPPKPVLITSEYPTEGHHGWKFIAFGPDGWLYVPVGAPCNVCDKRGENPVFASVTRIKPDGSGREVWTHGIRNSVGFDWHPITKGLFLTSNGRDMMGDDVPPDTLNYAPKAGMDFGFPYCHAGDVADPEFGSKRQCSEFTKPAQKLGAHVAAIGARFYTGTAFPAEYRNQLFIAEHGSWNRTTPVGYRVTVVTTDAQADVTGYKPFAEGWLQGREAWGRPADVQPLPDGSLLVSDDKSDVIYRISYGR
- a CDS encoding LysR family transcriptional regulator — its product is MDLAELQVFLTVASERSFSKAAARLHRTQPAVSQAIRRLEDHLGERLFDRAAKDGKLTEAGRVLLDYAQRLMRLAEEADSAVRELRDLQRGRVLLGANEAAVHVVLPVVEQFRAAHPRVQVDIRRVPSRQIGVEVLQRSLDVGVLSFPPAEKGLASVLIGDDELVMLTSPAHPLSGRAQVTMAEFGRQDVIAHNEASPARERVLRLFEQRHEQLNITLALPSLDGIKRAVEMDLGVALLPRRCAIAEISSGRLAAVPVAQVRLPRHLRLVYPEQAQLSHAALAFIEVARKFEKDVAKDIAPVE
- the leuB gene encoding 3-isopropylmalate dehydrogenase → MTRSLVLLPGDGIGPEVVAAAEVVLQAVCRKFSHQVETRSFTIGGAALRAKQSVYPDETRAACTAGEPVLLGAVGDPAFDHLPREQKIETGLLALRFSMGVYANLRPARAWEGLEDATPFKPQRTAGTDLIIVRELLGGLYFGEPRGIASDGQSAYNTMKYSVGEVQRVARVAFLLARSRSKRLLSVDKANVLETSQLWRRTVNAMAAEYPDVALEHQYVDAFAMNLALNPTRYDVVLTENLFGDILSDEAGAVSGSLGLLPSASLGDGGALYEPVHGSAPTLAGRDVANPAGAIGSLALVFRHSWKGEDEARAIESALARTIREGHRTADLVAPGQKATSCSQFARLVAERI
- a CDS encoding helix-turn-helix domain-containing protein: MDLRVQFISEYLADRFTMTALAAQYGISRKTAYKWVARYDAAGPAALGDRSRRPHQHPAATAPALVEALLRVRRRHPQWGAKKLLALGRRQQPDAAWPSRSTVCDLLQRHGLIVPRRRRRPVPHGSHRLAPLTGPNVTWTTDFKGEFRTGDRAYCYPLTLRDGFSRYVLRCDALLSRTTAETRRCFARAFAAYGLPERIRSDNGSPFAGPGLGRLSRLNVWWMRLGIVPERTGLGRPDQNGSHEQFHRVLKAETTRPPARTARAQQERFRTFCREYNGIRPHEALDNQPPATVYQPSPRALPARVPALVYPGHWEVRRVDSNGCIAWGGAPLFLTEVLDGESVALEAVDDGVWTLHFASVSLGRVHDRTRTITALPPAQHP